DNA sequence from the Sphingomonas bisphenolicum genome:
GGCGCCTCGTCCATGCGGAACTGCACACGGGCGATCGATCCGGTCACATCCTCGCGGATATTCTCCAGCATCCGCTCGAACAGGGCGAAGGCTTCCTGCTTATATTCGTTGATCGGCGTTTTCTGGGCATAGGCGCGCAGATGCACCACCTGGCGCAAGGCGTCGAGCGTCGAGAGATGCTCCTTCCAATGATGGTCCAGACTCTGGAGCAGGATCGATTTTTCGATCATGTGCCAGTCTGACGCATCGATCTCCTTGACCTTCTCCGCGACGGCTTCGTCGGCCAGCGCCGACAGCCGTTCCTCGATCATTTCCGGATCGACGGAATCCTCGGCCAGCCAGGCGTCGAATTCCGGTTCCAGGCCCAATATCTCGGCCGTGCGGGCCTTGAGCCGCTCCATATCCCACTGTTCAGGATAGGTGCCGGGCGGGCAGGATGCGCCGACCAGGTCGTTCACCGTCTCATGGCGCATGTCGGCGACCACGTCATCAACCGTGTCGGCGTCCATGATGTCGGCGCGCTGCTCGTAGATCACCTTGCGCTGGTCGTTCATCACGTCGTCATATTCGACGACCTGCTTGCGGATGTCGTAGTTGCGCGCTTCGACCTTGCGCTGGGCCGTCTCGATCGCCTTGCTCAGCCATTTGGACGGCGGCAATGCCTCGCCATCCTCCAGATTGGAGCGGATCATCTTGGCGAACATCGTGTCCGGGCCGAAGATGCGCATCAGGTCGTCGTCGAGGCTGAGGTAGAAGCGCGACAGGCCCGGATCGCCCTGACGGCCCGAACGGCCGCGCAACTGATTGTCGATGCGGCGGCTTTCATGACGCTCGGTCGCCAGCACGAACAGGCCGCCTGCGGCCAGCACTTCGGCCTTTTCGGCGGCGATCTCGGCGCGGATGCGCTCGATCGCGGCGTCGCGCTCCGGCCCCTCGGGCATGTCGCGCAGCTCGTCCTCGACTCGCAGCTCCAGATTGCCGCCCAGCTGGATGTCGGTGCCGCGGCCCGCCATGTTGGTGGCGATCGTCACCACCCCCTTGCGCCCGGCCTGCGCGACGATATGCGCTTCGCTTTCGTGGAAGCGGGCGTTCAGCACCGCGTGCGGGACGCCGTCCTGGTTCAGGAACTCGGACAGCATCTCCGACTTTTCGATCGACACGGTGCCGACCAGCACGGGCTGGCCCTTTTCGGCATGTTCCTTGATCGTCCTGGCGATGCCGCGGAACTTGTCCTCGATATTCTTGTAGAAGCTGTCCTGTTCGTCGACTCGCTGCACCGGCTTGTTGGTCGGGATGGTGACGACGTTCATCTTGTAGATTTCATAGAATTCGGTCGCTTCGGTCGACGCGGTGCCGGTCATCCCCGAAATCTTGGGATACATGCGGAAATAATTCTGGAAGGTGACTGACGCCAGCGTCTGGTTCTCCGGCTCGATCTGGACGCCCTCCTTGGCTTCCACTGCCTGGTGCAGGCCGTCCGACCAGCGGCGACCATCCATCATGCGGCCGGTAAATTCGTCGATGATGACGACCTTGCCGTCCTTTACGATATAATCGATGTCGCGGCGGAACATCACCACGGCGCGCAGCGCCTGGTTCACATGATGCACGACCTGCGTATTTTCGAAATCATAGAGGTTGCTGCCCTGCAGCAGCCCTGCGGTTTCCAGCAGACGCTCGATCTTCTCGGTGCCGTCCTCCGTCAGCGTGACGGTGCGCTGCTTTTCATCCTTCTCATAATCTTCGTCGACCAACTGCTTCACGATCGCGTCGACCGCGACATACAGCTCCGACTTGTCGTCGGTCGGGCCGGAGATGATGAGCGGCGTGCGCGCCTCGTCGATCAGGATCGAATCGACCTCGTCGACGATCGCATAGTTGAACGGCCGCTGGACCATCGACGCGCGATCATATTTCATATTGTCGCGCAGATAGTCGAAGCCCAGCTCGTTGTTCGTCGCATAGGTGATGTCCGCGGCATAGGCTTCGCGCCGCTGGTCTTCGCTGATGTTCGGCACGATGACGCCGGTGGTCAGGCCCAGGAAGCGATAGACCTGGCCCATCCATTCGCAGTCGCGACTGGCCAGATAATCGTTCACGGTGACGACGTGGACGCCCTTGCCCTCCAGCGCGTTCAGATAGGTGGCGAGCGTCGCGACAAGCGTCTTGCCCTCGCCCGTGCGCATTTCGGCGATTTCGCCGCGATGGAGGACCATGCCGCCCACCATCTGCACGTCGAAATGCCGCATCCCCAGTACCCGCACGCCGGCTTCCCGCACCGTGGCGAAGGCTTCGGGCAGCAGGGCGTCAAGCGTTTCGCCATTGGCCAGCCGTTCGCGGAACTTCGCCGTCTGGCCGACCAGTTCCTCGTCGCTCATGGCCTGCATCGTCGGTTCGAATGCGGCGATCTGGTCGACGGTCTTGCCCAGCGACTTCACATAACGTTCGTTGGACGATCCGAAGATGGACTTGGCGAGTGCGCCGAACATGCAATTTCCTAAGCTACCGAGGGGCGCACGGCTCCCTTGTGAGGAACGCGCGCGGATATGCGCCGCGATTTAGGCACGGCACATCCTTTAGTCAATCAGACTGCGGCTGAACTCGCCCCGTCATCCGCCCTGCCATGCGCGCTGTCGCACGCCCGTCACACTATTGCGCCAGGTGGCATTGGTCGGGCGGCTTTGATCGGGCGGTGGCGTCGTGCCAACGCGAAGGCTTTGCACTTCGCGCAAGCTGCGCCACAAGAGCGCGACAAGAGCAAGGGTCGCACATTTGTTTCGTTCAATCGTCCTGGCGCGCGCGCCCAGCAGCGCCCTGCCGATCGCCACACTGGTGGCGATGGCGCTGATCCTCTGGTTCGGCCTGACCGCGATCGCGACCCCGTTCGACCATGACGAAAGCCAATATGTCGCCGGCGCCTATTTCAGCAGCCGCCTGCTGATCTTCCGCGACTTCCTCTATCTTCAGCCGCCGCTGCACAGCTGGACCTTCGCGCCGCTCGCCCTGTTCTTCCCCGACCATATGGTGGTGGCGATGCGGCTGGCCACCGCCGTCACCGCCCTGTGCACCCTGGCGACCCTGTGGGCGGGCCAGCGGATCGCGGGCATTTCGCGCGACAGCGCCGCCATCGCGACCCTCCTCGTCGGGGCGACCGCCGCCTTCCAGTTCACCGGCGCCGTCGTGCGCAACGACATGCTGCCGACGCTGTTGTCGTCCATGGGGCTGCTCGTCAGCCTGCTCGCGATGCGCCATTGCACGCCCCGCTATTGGTTCGCGGCCGGATCGCTGTTCGGCCTCGCGATCGCGACCAAACTCAATTTCGCGCCGCTGGGGCTGATGACCGGTCTGTTCGTCATCAGCGCCGGCGGCCGTTGCGGCCTGCGCGCGGCTGGCTGGCTGGCGGCGGGCGCAATGGCGGGCATGACGCCGATGCTGGTCGCCTGGGCGCTGGCACCCGATGCCTTCTTCTATGGCGTGCTGACCTTCGGCGCGACCGCTCCCCATGCCTGGTATGCGGCCAATGGCG
Encoded proteins:
- the secA gene encoding preprotein translocase subunit SecA, giving the protein MFGALAKSIFGSSNERYVKSLGKTVDQIAAFEPTMQAMSDEELVGQTAKFRERLANGETLDALLPEAFATVREAGVRVLGMRHFDVQMVGGMVLHRGEIAEMRTGEGKTLVATLATYLNALEGKGVHVVTVNDYLASRDCEWMGQVYRFLGLTTGVIVPNISEDQRREAYAADITYATNNELGFDYLRDNMKYDRASMVQRPFNYAIVDEVDSILIDEARTPLIISGPTDDKSELYVAVDAIVKQLVDEDYEKDEKQRTVTLTEDGTEKIERLLETAGLLQGSNLYDFENTQVVHHVNQALRAVVMFRRDIDYIVKDGKVVIIDEFTGRMMDGRRWSDGLHQAVEAKEGVQIEPENQTLASVTFQNYFRMYPKISGMTGTASTEATEFYEIYKMNVVTIPTNKPVQRVDEQDSFYKNIEDKFRGIARTIKEHAEKGQPVLVGTVSIEKSEMLSEFLNQDGVPHAVLNARFHESEAHIVAQAGRKGVVTIATNMAGRGTDIQLGGNLELRVEDELRDMPEGPERDAAIERIRAEIAAEKAEVLAAGGLFVLATERHESRRIDNQLRGRSGRQGDPGLSRFYLSLDDDLMRIFGPDTMFAKMIRSNLEDGEALPPSKWLSKAIETAQRKVEARNYDIRKQVVEYDDVMNDQRKVIYEQRADIMDADTVDDVVADMRHETVNDLVGASCPPGTYPEQWDMERLKARTAEILGLEPEFDAWLAEDSVDPEMIEERLSALADEAVAEKVKEIDASDWHMIEKSILLQSLDHHWKEHLSTLDALRQVVHLRAYAQKTPINEYKQEAFALFERMLENIREDVTGSIARVQFRMDEAPMPQFDLPVLPDFITTHIDPFSGEDNSADIDGGSFGGITTTIPRAPVGNGQPGEFANLDISRNAPCPCGSGEKYKHCHGALA